TCAGGTTGATGCGAAGTCGTGTCCGAGCCAAATTCTAAGCTGCTGTAATACGTAAAGACGTCGCCAACGCATCATTCACGATGCGTCATAAAGCTACGGCTATGTGGTTGCTAAAAAGTTTGTCCCGCCAACGCCAGGGATGCTCAAATTCTGCCATGGCCTTTCAAAGGTCCAAGCCGATGGATTGCCTAAATCCGATAGCTAAATTTCTGGTGGCCATTTTAAATCCAACAGGTGGGTCCGATTTTGATACCGCCCTTTGGTCCGTCGGCGAAGTGGTACCATCGCTCCACGAAGTCGGCTTATTAAGACGACCCCCTCATGTCGGCTTGTGGCCCGTTGCTGACCAATCACGGCATGGTCAGCGATGGCAGCATTTGACGCTATTGGGACATTGGGTTGCAATGGCTGTCATGCCGGTTGCTCACGTTTCAGAGCTAACCTCGCTAAGGATTTCATCCCCAGTATCCTTCGTCAGCCGGTCGGGAATGCCCGGAGGCTGTTTGATCTCTGGCGGAATTGGCGAGACGTATTTGTAGTCACCTCGGCGGCGCACCAGATCTTCCTTCGCCGCTTTGCGCAAATCGGCGTTGGTCATTAGATCGTGCCCAATGCCTGCCATGATCTTCGCCGACGCAATGGATGCCTTGTCGCCGATGGACATCCCGCCGCATGCCGTTACACCCCACGTGTGCAAGGCGACGCCGAGCGGAAGCGTTGGCCAGCCGAAGACCGACAATGGCGTGTTGAAGCTGACGTCGCCGCAATCCGATCCGCCCCCCGTCGTCTTTTCGCCGATTGTTGGGGCGACAGCCGTGGCCAATCCTTTTTCCGGCAACGTCATTTCTTTCTGAATAGTTTTAGCAAACGTCTGCTCTGCGTCTGTCCATTCTATCGGCGTCGCCTTCATGTGCCGATGTGTTAGCGCAATGAGTGTATCGTTCGGAAGGATCTGGTGAACGCCGGTGAACACTTGGAATTCCGCTCTGGTCTGGGTCATCTGAGCCGCACCTTCGGCGATGCCCTTCGCCCACTCAGTGAGCTTCACCACGTTCTGGCGATTCTTGTCCCGAATCGTGAGGAGCATTTGTGCAAAATCCGGCACGATGTTCGGAGAGAGGCCAGCCTTTTCGTAAACGTAATGCATGCGAACGGTCGGCTCCACATGCTCGCGCATAAATTGTATGCCAATGCCGAATAGTTCCGCCGCTTTCAGTGCGCTGCGCCCTTGCCACGGTTCCACGCCCGCATGCGCAGTTCTGCCAAAGAACTTGATGTGAATGCCATTATTCGCAGCGGTAGAGACGGCGCCTGTGACTGCAACTGGGGCTGGATGCCATGACAAGGCGGCATCGACATCGTCAAAGAGCCCATCTCGCGCAAAATAGGCTTTTACCGCCCCGCCTTCCTCGGCGGCACAGCCAAAGACCAAGATAGTGCCGGGCGTTTTGTCCTGCTCCATCATTTTCTTGAGCGCTATAGCGGCGCCCGTGCACCCGGCTCCCAGCATATTGTGTCCGCAGCCATGCCCGACCTCAAAGCCGGTCGGCCCGGGCGTCTTGCGCGGTTCTGCCGCGTTGCCGAGGCCGGGGAGGGCATCATACTCAGGAAGGAACCCGATCTTGGGACCTGCCGATCCCTGTTTCCATTCCCCGAGAAATGCGGTTGGGATATTTGACGTACCGGTAGTCACCTTGAAGCCAGCGGCCTTCAGCTCTCTCACGTGAATTGCCGACGATTTTTCCTCTACAAAAAGGCCCTCGGCGTTCGTCCAAACCTCGCGGGAAATACGCAGAATGATGTCGCGCGTGCTCTCCACGGCTGTTGCAGCATTAGCTGCAGAAGGAGGAGGAGCAGCCGCTGCGGTTGCTACAGGTGCCGCCTGCGCCAGCACCGGTCCGACCGAGCCGATGCTGCTTGCTCCGATGCCAACCGCACCAGTTGCGAGAAATGTTCTGCGATCAACGCCGGCCTTGTCATTTTTATTGCCAGCCATTTTTGCCTCCCAAGGGCATGCATGCCTCTGAGGCACAATTTTCAGACTAACCCATTTAACTCAAGGATGATTGATCCATCTCAACAAGCGCCTTTCGTTCGATCACCTCAAGGTGGTCTCTACCGACGCTCGACGTCTCCGTTTGGCCCTTCTCGGACTCGTGGCTCCAGCGGAATGTCCGGTTCAGGCATAAAACTGCCGCCCCTCCGGTACTCGAAATTCAAGAGTCTCGGATGCTCGGGGCCCGCGGTTGATGAAAATCTGACTTCAAACCCGCTCAATGGGCCGGCTTGAAAGCAATAACGCTCCGATCTCCCCGGACCCGCAATTCGCCTTGAGGCACGCGGCGCATCATGCCGCCGTCGGATCGCCGCGCCGCCGGTAGATCTGGAGATAGTTGGTATTGCACGAGCGGGTCGTATGCCAGCGCATGGTGATCGGAGCGAGCTCCAGGCCGCAGGTCTCGATGACGGAGAAGCCGAGCGGAGCAAGTGTGCTCGCGATCTCGTCCGGCCGCATGAAGCGCCGCCAGTCGTGCGTGCCGCGGGGCAGCCAGCCCAGAACGTATTCCGCCCCGATGATCGCCTTCACGAACGACACCAGCGTGCGGTTCAACGTGCCGATCACCAGCAGCCCGCCGGGCGCAACCAGGCTGCCGGTCGCGGCGAGGAAGCAATCGGTGTCGGCGACGTGCTCGACGACTTCGAGCGACAAGACGATATCGAACTGCCGCCGTTCGGCGACCAGCTCCTCGGGAACGGCCTGCCGGTAGCCGATGGGCAAACCGGCCTGGTCCGCATGGACGGTCGCCACGCGGACGTTCCGCTCGGCAGCGTCGATGCCGAGGACAAGCGCGCCGAGACGCGCCATCGGCTCCGTCACCACACCCGCGCCGCAACCGACATCGAGCAGGGTCAATCCGTCGAGGGGCCGCTCCAGCCTGATGTCACGCACCATCAGCGCAGGTAGCCGCTTGCGGAGATGCGCGACGCGCGCCGCATTGAAGCTGTGAATTAGCTTCATGCGGCCATCGGGATTCCACCAATCCTCGGCGAGGGCCTCGAACCGCGCGATCTCGTCGGGATCCACGGTCGGCGGAAGACCGGTCTTCATGTCCTTGCGCAGCATGGTCAACCTTCCTGGCGCGCGGCTCTTCGCCCGTCGCCTCGACACCGTTCGGAACAGAATTTCACGCTTGGCCAATCCCGCGACCATTTTCGCCGCCAAGCGAACGGCCGCTTGCAAGCGGCGCATATTTTGGTCGGAAGGTCCGATTTGCGTCGCATCTTCGGCATGGAGGCTTGCCCGGAGAGAAAAAGACCCGTCAGGGCGGCTGGTGCCCGCAGCCAGCGTGGGTACCCGCACGGATCGAGACCTTCTCTCCCTGAACGACTCTGAACGGCTTCTGGATCATGACGCGTGGCCCTTCGCCGCGCCACCTGTGATCCGAATCCGGCTTGCGATCGTTTCCTACACCGTGGCGACGCTCATCGTGCAGGAAGATCAGATCAACCGGCGCGCCAAAGGCAGATGATCAAGACCATTGCAGCTTGGATCGGCAGCTATGCGGATCACCCGGAACCTCGTTCGGCCTTGGCCGGCAAGATCGCGCTCGTGGTGGCATCCAACCAGCCGTTCTATCCACTCTATCTGCATTGGATCGTGGGGACGGCCGCCTGGCCGGCCTGGCTCAGCCTGCTCTCCACGCCTTTTTTCCTCGCCGTCCCGGCCCTCGCAAAAAGGCATTCGCTTGCGGGGCGCGCGCTGCTTCCACTGGCCGGCGTCGGCAACACCGTCTTGTGCGTCAAGCTGCTCGGCGCACCGTCGGGCGTCGAGCTGTTCCTGCTTCCCTGTGCGCTGCTTGGCATCATCCTTTTTCGGCCGGACGAGCGCCTCAAAACCGCGATCGTCGCCGCGCTTCCCTTCATCGCCTATCTCTTCGTCGACGCCCATCTCGGCCAACCCCTGATGATGACGTCGGACCATGCGAGGCTGGTCGCCTTGAACGGCATGAGCGTGGCAGCCTTGATCGTGCTGATCGGCCTGCTCTGTTCGACGCTGCTGGCGGCGCGGGAGGCGTGAGATCGTGACCATCGGGATCCCCGGCGCGAGGCAGCATGTCGACATCTCCGGCTGACGATCACGATGGCGGGCGGCGGCGCGCCGCACCGGTTCCGACTGCTGCAACATGGCTCGGCGGATTGGGCCTGGTGCCGTTCGTCGGGCTCTCGGTCGCCTCCCAGGCCATCGAGGGCGATTTGAAGACCGCCACCCTGCGCGGACTGCTGGCCTACGGCGCCGTCATCCTGTCGTTCCTCGGCGGCATCCATTGGGGCGCGGCAATGACCCGGTCGATCTCACAGCCGGATCACGGCATCGATTCCGCCAGGCTCGGCATCAGTGTCGTTCCCTCGCTCGTCGGCTGGGCGTCGCTGCTGATCGATGTCCGGTATGGTCTCGCACTGTTGGCGGTCGGCTTCGCCGCGAACCTGTTGCTGGATCTCCGGTCCGCGCGTCAGGGTTT
The sequence above is drawn from the Bradyrhizobium amphicarpaeae genome and encodes:
- a CDS encoding amidohydrolase — protein: MAGNKNDKAGVDRRTFLATGAVGIGASSIGSVGPVLAQAAPVATAAAAPPPSAANAATAVESTRDIILRISREVWTNAEGLFVEEKSSAIHVRELKAAGFKVTTGTSNIPTAFLGEWKQGSAGPKIGFLPEYDALPGLGNAAEPRKTPGPTGFEVGHGCGHNMLGAGCTGAAIALKKMMEQDKTPGTILVFGCAAEEGGAVKAYFARDGLFDDVDAALSWHPAPVAVTGAVSTAANNGIHIKFFGRTAHAGVEPWQGRSALKAAELFGIGIQFMREHVEPTVRMHYVYEKAGLSPNIVPDFAQMLLTIRDKNRQNVVKLTEWAKGIAEGAAQMTQTRAEFQVFTGVHQILPNDTLIALTHRHMKATPIEWTDAEQTFAKTIQKEMTLPEKGLATAVAPTIGEKTTGGGSDCGDVSFNTPLSVFGWPTLPLGVALHTWGVTACGGMSIGDKASIASAKIMAGIGHDLMTNADLRKAAKEDLVRRRGDYKYVSPIPPEIKQPPGIPDRLTKDTGDEILSEVSSET
- the ubiG gene encoding bifunctional 2-polyprenyl-6-hydroxyphenol methylase/3-demethylubiquinol 3-O-methyltransferase UbiG, translating into MLRKDMKTGLPPTVDPDEIARFEALAEDWWNPDGRMKLIHSFNAARVAHLRKRLPALMVRDIRLERPLDGLTLLDVGCGAGVVTEPMARLGALVLGIDAAERNVRVATVHADQAGLPIGYRQAVPEELVAERRQFDIVLSLEVVEHVADTDCFLAATGSLVAPGGLLVIGTLNRTLVSFVKAIIGAEYVLGWLPRGTHDWRRFMRPDEIASTLAPLGFSVIETCGLELAPITMRWHTTRSCNTNYLQIYRRRGDPTAA
- a CDS encoding DUF2256 domain-containing protein, whose product is MPKMRRKSDLPTKICAACKRPFAWRRKWSRDWPSVKFCSERCRGDGRRAARQEG
- a CDS encoding DUF3429 domain-containing protein, yielding MSTSPADDHDGGRRRAAPVPTAATWLGGLGLVPFVGLSVASQAIEGDLKTATLRGLLAYGAVILSFLGGIHWGAAMTRSISQPDHGIDSARLGISVVPSLVGWASLLIDVRYGLALLAVGFAANLLLDLRSARQGLVPPWYRRLRQPLTMVVVVALIVAEFGQ